In one window of Oncorhynchus kisutch isolate 150728-3 linkage group LG16, Okis_V2, whole genome shotgun sequence DNA:
- the mrpl52 gene encoding large ribosomal subunit protein mL52 isoform X1, which produces MAAPLRTLCCTALRHSSRCFTTTCGTQAGIKWRTENGLARSGTEYGPMTDLPDWSFAGKFTYGRPAPPLKGQLRRKQERETLARRVVNLSSEVDKGMEVWREKQEEAKRMQERNKSLLLKPKGNLLLKKNK; this is translated from the exons ATGGCGGCGCCCTTAAGGACATTGTGCTGTACAG CTTTGAGGCATTCCAGTCGTTGTTTTACTACGACATGTGGGACACAGGCTGGAATCAAGTGGAGGACCGA AAATGGTCTGGCCCGCAGTGGAACAGAGTATGGCCCCATGACAGATCTCCCTGACTGGTCCTTTGCAGGCAAGTTCACAT ATGGCCGGCCTGCACCCCCCCTGAAAGGACAGCTGAGgagaaagcaggagagagagacgttAGCA AGACGTGTAGTGAATCTCAGCTCGGAGGTGGATAAggggatggaggtgtggagggagaAACAGGAAGAAGCCAAAAGAATGCAGGAACGCAATAAATCTCTTCTGCTTAAACCCAAAGGAAACCTTTTATTGAAGAAAAATAAGTAA
- the mrpl52 gene encoding large ribosomal subunit protein mL52 isoform X3, with product MAAPLRTLCCTALRHSSRCFTTTCGTQAGIKWRTENGLARSGTEYGPMTDLPDWSFADGRPAPPLKGQLRRKQERETLARRVVNLSSEVDKGMEVWREKQEEAKRMQERNKSLLLKPKGNLLLKKNK from the exons ATGGCGGCGCCCTTAAGGACATTGTGCTGTACAG CTTTGAGGCATTCCAGTCGTTGTTTTACTACGACATGTGGGACACAGGCTGGAATCAAGTGGAGGACCGA AAATGGTCTGGCCCGCAGTGGAACAGAGTATGGCCCCATGACAGATCTCCCTGACTGGTCCTTTGCAG ATGGCCGGCCTGCACCCCCCCTGAAAGGACAGCTGAGgagaaagcaggagagagagacgttAGCA AGACGTGTAGTGAATCTCAGCTCGGAGGTGGATAAggggatggaggtgtggagggagaAACAGGAAGAAGCCAAAAGAATGCAGGAACGCAATAAATCTCTTCTGCTTAAACCCAAAGGAAACCTTTTATTGAAGAAAAATAAGTAA
- the mrpl52 gene encoding large ribosomal subunit protein mL52 isoform X2 — translation MCSPRTIQTLRHSSRCFTTTCGTQAGIKWRTENGLARSGTEYGPMTDLPDWSFAGKFTYGRPAPPLKGQLRRKQERETLARRVVNLSSEVDKGMEVWREKQEEAKRMQERNKSLLLKPKGNLLLKKNK, via the exons CTTTGAGGCATTCCAGTCGTTGTTTTACTACGACATGTGGGACACAGGCTGGAATCAAGTGGAGGACCGA AAATGGTCTGGCCCGCAGTGGAACAGAGTATGGCCCCATGACAGATCTCCCTGACTGGTCCTTTGCAGGCAAGTTCACAT ATGGCCGGCCTGCACCCCCCCTGAAAGGACAGCTGAGgagaaagcaggagagagagacgttAGCA AGACGTGTAGTGAATCTCAGCTCGGAGGTGGATAAggggatggaggtgtggagggagaAACAGGAAGAAGCCAAAAGAATGCAGGAACGCAATAAATCTCTTCTGCTTAAACCCAAAGGAAACCTTTTATTGAAGAAAAATAAGTAA